DNA sequence from the Streptomyces sp. MST-110588 genome:
GGACATCGACTGCGCCTGCTCCTCTTCGGAGGCCACGTAGTTCTTCGTGGTCGCGTCGATCGCTTCCTTGATCTCGTTCAGAAGCTGGTTGAGGCGGTTGGCGTCGTCGTTCACCTGGCTCTGGAGCTGGTGGTAGGAGCTGGCCGCAGCACCCTTCCACCCCGAGGTGATGGAGTCGACAACCGTCTTCAGGCGCGCGATCTCACCCTGGATCGACTGGTTGACCGAGGAGATACGGCCGCTGAACGCGACCATCTCCTCCTCGGTGGTTGTGAACTGCTGACCAGCCATAAGTCAACGTCC
Encoded proteins:
- a CDS encoding WXG100 family type VII secretion target, with amino-acid sequence MAGQQFTTTEEEMVAFSGRISSVNQSIQGEIARLKTVVDSITSGWKGAAASSYHQLQSQVNDDANRLNQLLNEIKEAIDATTKNYVASEEEQAQSMSHVSASASPFG